In the Arachis ipaensis cultivar K30076 chromosome B10, Araip1.1, whole genome shotgun sequence genome, one interval contains:
- the LOC107624499 gene encoding pentatricopeptide repeat-containing protein At1g11900-like isoform X3, producing the protein MMLLIASNITTSRFLCYSLQQLQQQQLVLSLSCFRSVFTFHLPLSSSYSLFFSTAASPDKEIVAEKVLKEFHPTIENAAASSVKDYAAYIDKMCKIGNLFTVRQMLQALQERNISVPPNVYIVLLAEASQKNDIDLSCQAFKKLLLSCKSPTAASCLSFGQAFTKADGCIELLRFIEEVSEITCSSTSFVNKIIFALAKSGQKDKALVIFDYLKSRNCSLDLVTYNIVLDILGRTGRVDEMFDVFATMKEAGFVPDTVSYNSVLNGLRKAGRTDMCIVYFKEMSENGIEPDLLTYTALIENFGRSGNAEESLKCFSEMKLKGILPSIYIYRSLINNLNKSGKVELAKELLEEMNLSSTRLAGPEDFKHKRRRRNRLTEGPEVR; encoded by the exons ATGATGTTATTGATTGCTTCAAATATAACAACTTCAAGGTTCCTTTGTTATTCTCTACAGCAGCTGCAGCAGCAACAACTTGTTCTCTCTTTGTCTTGTTTTCGCTCCGTCTTCACCTTCCACCTTCCACTCTCATCCTCTTACTCTTTG tttttttcaACAGCGGCATCTCCTGACAAAGAGATAGTAGCGGAGAAAGTCTTGAAGGAATTTCATCCCACAATTGAAAATGCGGCAGCATCAAGTGTCAAAGATTATGCTGCATATATTGATAAGATGTGCAAGATTGGAAATCTTTTCACTGTGAGACAAATGCTACAAGCTTTACAAGAAAGGAACATTTCTGTTCCCCCTAATGTGTATATTGTCTTGTTAGCAGAGGCAAGTCAGAAGAATGACATAGACCTTTCGTGTCAAGCCTTCAAGAAATTATTGCTGTCCTGTAAATCCCCAACTGCAGCTTCATGTCTTAGTTTTGGCCAGGCTTTCACAAAAGCCGATGGTTGTATTGAGCTACTCAGATTCATTGAAGAAGTATCAGAGATAACTTGTTCAAGTACATCATTTGTAAACAAGATCATTTTCGCCCTTGCCAAAAGTGGACAGAAGGATAAGGCCTTGGTGATATTTGATTATCTTAAGAGTCGTAACTGTAGTCTTGACTTGGTCACATATAATATTGTTCTAGATATATTGGGCCGTACAGGTCGTGTGGATGAAATGTTTGATGTGTTTGCAACCATGAAGGAAGCTGGTTTTGTCCCGGATACTGTTTCTTATAATTCTGTATTGAATGGCTTGCGGAAGGCTGGAAGAACAGACATGTGCATTGTGTATTTTAAGGAAATGAGTGAGAATGGCATCGAACCGGATTTGCTTACATATACTGCATTAATTGAGAATTTCGGCAGATCAGGAAATGCTGAGGAATCTTTGAAATGCTTCAGCGAGATGAAACTGAAGGGGATCCTCCCTTCAATATACATCTATCGATCGCTAATCAATAATTTAAACAAATCAGGAAAGGTTGAGTTGGCTAAAGAGCTTCTAGAGGAGATGAATTTGTCTTCTACTCGTCTAGCTGGTCCTGAAGATTTCAAGCATAAAAGAAGACGAAGAAACAGGCTGACCGAGGGTCCCGAAGTTCGTTAG